The proteins below are encoded in one region of Kazachstania africana CBS 2517 chromosome 6, complete genome:
- the MCO32 gene encoding Mco32p (similar to Saccharomyces cerevisiae YGR053C; ancestral locus Anc_4.193), whose amino-acid sequence MHTLKPSVQCLKFKRCYVDRNSLQYKTANLGEITKYLTNKGVPNLLQGNLCKKYLDADIQLRLFPTIFPYLPTIKGSTKYSASMNAIRLIIEKFVLSNGHQKQFKDYFLHVMSVKSYQGHNIRTLPSKEYKFLTENDKLIIKWRTCAPNLSCSHLLPLNSAKLDEGWSHHSRKLLDYVIHPAANQNWGTRNDFLSTEDKNVTRLLSGVFIFELNDDSSRIAVHTIDNIELIDFSKKSVTNEKNALAC is encoded by the coding sequence ATGCATACACTTAAACCCTCTGTACAGTGCTTGAAATTTAAGAGATGCTATGTTGATAGGAACTCCTTACAATATAAAACTGCAAATTTGGGGGAAATTACCAAATATCTAACTAATAAAGGTGTACCAAACCTTTTACAGGGGAACCTATGCAAGAAATACCTCGATGCTGATATACAACTGAGGTTATTCCCCACCATCTTTCCTTATCTCCCGACAATAAAAGGCAGCACAAAATATTCAGCCTCTATGAATGCAATAAGATTgataatagaaaaatttgtcCTTTCAAATGGGCATCAAAAGCAGTTTAAAgactattttcttcatgTTATGTCAGTCAAGAGTTACCAAGGTCACAATATCAGAACCCTCCCCTCAAAAGAGTACAAGTTTTTAACGGAAAACGAtaaattgataataaaatgGAGAACTTGTGCACCTAATCTCAGTTGTTCCCACCTATTGCCATTGAATTCAGCAAAATTGGATGAAGGTTGGTCACATCATTCACGTAAGTTGCTTGATTATGTCATTCATCCGGCAGCCAACCAGAACTGGGGTACGAGAaatgattttctttctaCTGAAGATAAAAACGTCACCAGGTTACTAAGTGGTGTATTCATATTTGAGCTTAATGATGACAGTTCGAGAATCGCGGTGCACACgattgataatattgagctgattgatttttcaaagaaaagtgTCACAAATGAGAAGAATGCCTTAGCTTGTTGA